Proteins from one Aspergillus nidulans FGSC A4 chromosome VIII genomic window:
- a CDS encoding tetratricopeptide repeat protein (transcript_id=CADANIAT00002308): MSGFTAASSSMPAHTANAVDGGPSSLPILRGAVDTVSQECHARLGLTPDELQEKSPTVDVFFDAIAGERLRRMPADGSRLDSTLRRASRLAFAVASLRDSVTSFMDGAEEATTMIWGATLLLLEMGIDNIDMIDAIFSRYGRVTLGISYLLQEENEFQSSRALQREVAEIYAHLLQLVVHISSEYRQVMRTQNWQSMNEVLNHGFFCYFSRFTIHWRRIRKASWGAVKSKMQHVDLESVYQFLEIQDRPLQMLLESQAHSLADGSFSWFESHLTTFTVGPRSLMLVRGNPGAGKSALAQWTIERLQVSSEYDIWNVIPIVIRSDVHITTLTLSILKGILIQMLDCCVTSRKTQDDIIAVVADALTEAETGASDSQVEGLLWTAIRTAAQSNLHFMIVVDGMDQIKNATSNVGAFLELLQATVADTPSKLIIFTRPMNKEQIPIRETTTTHQVAMDASITENDLTASIHDMVTYDPAFVGLSTSQRQPLIVAIASRCQGCFIWAQLAVEEVRAQHTYSDMQSAVSEIPNNLGGLIDLHLRHTNLQRPGTHSLLAWLTVAERPLRPHEVEQLLCVDTQTHKLSTWHGNIERDVFEPLRRLVTVRDGFVTFRHPIIREHIQARAKMRKVVNFTMGDAHHDILIRALTWVRRNLTDEIPISWDKMPVLARDRYLDAFILLEYTARYWMSHMLSSSMATEDEVSYSQAFQRALPDSVLFAQLELTNRESQFSRSSIVRLYKIAVTVRRDVLGIDSPAVLQSLIMSARAADRAQAPWANEHLYEAWTRSRMRLGPTHPITHDLEQLLVATSEGAGRADRTAGLKTDALRGMALDGWGSSDISFAQRLQYLDRLVKACDKENQHDKAYDVSKQFYHQTIKVYGPYSSETMAAAEYLTNNFDIAPPDELALELAQAKYETMVRSMDASDPRRVEYSLSLTKMYEENSQPARAEEVLTKLWQSLCGPDKEHKAPWDQKTKVVFYYSKFLERQGHHDEAAALLRQLSADLEAEGGVRSAQMASRAQQLRREAREMQLYDMDRTLGMQLWKYYKSTNQQYHADAVTLARNLIEGAIPKEGHTAEMGNLSVEESKMLPEWIDSIASAVTTETSSRMPLLRLCHQLARQYMKDSQWRQGSEIVCAVLKHTWPSFEDPGSKEKFSWNEAPIMADLAQDHAYCLFRRLDVPTASIVYGNAFKAAITAEQVEVQSVTTVVKTVVDFYENTFQFDKALVLLRQVSEFFALRLGEKDKHTLDSRYYEGDLAFRLDRRAEAESSYRHIYKACIRDGKISSSGVRAAVALVAIYEQNKQWDAALGVYRNLWPTLVRFDEKDGYDRALLEGLLPKTYPAYMSLLTHSAVKADHTERLQVASEHQQLCRKLYGPTHARTRDATLLLAELSAESDQHSGDAIHLYQQVLNTHDWVPQSEASRALPDMKDPLSIDIKHRMAQLYLRQGQASPEARKLYMEELTLAKQQQGLSAPTTLLWLQEICRMHASSESATSRQQGAKILTGHVDEVIRVTGNQQTLADRGRKLAEIYLECGYIDEGNALINSLRQQVVQETPAAHRQALDEHRPAVFVAAFEEVFGKRQSAREILNELTHEGQIYNNFQQSLASHDLMPTLAVGDKLLRLQNQRKQTQAAKNTEVQLYQYFCNTLSVARPARQKEIVHVFYDMCRRESLNENYTFDIVTQVTGLVRDLCNTGRFEDAATVTGVFHSFAHLTDSLRAMETIFTAIKLCLYLSGYQTNKCTDEAIAKRMAVESEMLLQGIMKNAKEIPLEFTELPFTELNDLITVLGEHEMFEDLESILTELWTSRMIQKTWSLSAVVWIGRRLVETRFCRGHVNAAIQLGKDICYNLRQVWGNCDPVTLEMNKLLSGLYTASGNYLAAATLHETALSELLNSDEHGKNGAVEAVTQHLELLQHAQMRLAKEGQSAAIDAATAHERVQQIATKFGLPVERLQAATASSDESVGMWQRPRRFSLDVEEVENHENHLRQSSGSALLSGNAGAKRISITAL, translated from the exons ATGTCGGGGTTTACCGCCGCGTCGAGCAGCATGCCTGCACACACGGCCAATGCTGTCGACGGTGGCCCATCATCCCTCCCGATCCTGCGGGGTGCGGTGGATACAGTGTCCCAGGAGTGCCATGCTCGTCTGGGGTTAACTCCCGATGAACTTCAGGAAAAGTCACCTACGGTTGATGTCTTTTTCGATGCCATTGCCGGCgagcggctgcggcggaTGCCCGCGGATGGCAGTCGTCTCGACAGCACTTTGCGACGAGCGTCTCGATTAGCTTTTGCTGTTGCCTCTCTACGCGATTCCGTTACAAGTTTCATGGATGGTGCCGAAgaggcgacgacgatgatcTGGGGAGCAACCCTGCTTTTGTTAGAG ATGGGAATCGACAATATCGATATGATCGATGCCATTTTCAGCAGATATGGACGGGTGACGTTGGGGATTTCGTACCTGCTTCAAGAAGAGAACGAATTTCAGAGCTCGAGGGCGTTACAGCGAGAGGTTGCTGAGATTTACGCCCACCTACTACAACTGGTCGTTCATATATCCTCGGAATATCGTCAGGTTATGCGAACTCAAAATTGGCAGTCTATGAATGAGGTTCTAAACCATGGCTTTTTCTGCTACTTCAGTCGATTCACAATTCATTGGCGCCGGATACGGAAGGCAAGCTGGGGTGCTGTTAAGTCCAAAATGCAGCACGTCGAcctggagtctgtctatcAGTTTCTCGAGATCCAAGACCGCCCTCTCCAAATGCTGCTTGAGAGCCAAGCCCACTCGCTGGCAGATGGGTCGTTCTCGTGGTTCGAGTCACATTTAACCACCTTCACAGTTGGGCCGCGGAGCTTGATGCTTGTGCGAGGAAACCCAGGTGCTGGAAAGAGCGCACTGGCCCAGTGGACGATTGAGCGCCTACAGGTCTCTTCGGAGTATGACATTTGGAATGTCATTCCCATCGTAATTCGGTCTGATGTGCATATAACGACATTGACCCTCAGCATTCTCAAAGGCATATTGATACAAATGCTTGACTGCTGCGTAACGAGTCGCAAGACCCAAGACGATATAATTGCAGTTGTTGCCGATGCACTGACCGAGGCTGAGACGGGCGCATCGGACTCCCAGGTCGAGGGGCTTTTGTGGACGGCAATCCGCACAGCTGCACAATCTAATCTACATTTCATGATCGTGGTTGACGGCATGGATCAGATAAAAAACGCCACGAGTAACGTTGGAGcttttcttgagcttctaCAAGCTACTGTCGCTGATACGCCGTCTAAACTGATAATTTTTACCCGTCCAATGAACAAAGAACAGATTCCTATACGCGAAACTACGACGACGCACCAGGTTGCTATGGACGCATCTATTACCGAGAACGATTTGACGGCTTCTATCCACGACATGGTGACCTATGATCCCGCATTCGTCGGGCTGAGTACATCACAGCGTCAGCCATTGATAGTTGCAATTGCATCTCGATGCCAGGGCTGCTTTATATGGGCGCAGCTGGCTGTTGAAGAGGTACGCGCTCAGCACACTTACAGTGATATGCAGTCAGCAGTTAGCGAGATCCCCAACAATCTGGGAGGGCTCATTGACCTGCATCTGCGCCACACCAATCTCCAGAGACCCGGCACTCATAGCCTCCTTGCTTGGCTTACGGTTGCAGAACGTCCGCTGCGGCCCCATGAAGTCGAGCAATTGCTCTGTGTGGACACACAGACCCACAAGCTGTCGACATGGCACGGGAATATAGAGCGGGACGTATTCGAGCCTCTTAGACGGCTGGTTACAGTGCGAGACGGCTTCGTCACTTTCCGCCACCCTATCATCCGCGAACATATCCAAGCTAGGGCAAAAATGAGAAAGGTAGTCAATTTCACTATGGGAGATGCGCACCACGACATTCTGATTCGTGCCTTGACATGGGTTCGCCGAAACTTAACGGATGAGATACCTATATCTTGGGATAAAATGCCTGTTCTCGCGCGAGACCGCTACCTTGATGCGTTCATCTTGCTTGAATATACAGCCCGCTACTGGATGTCACATATGCTCTCTTCGAGCATGGCCACAGAGGACGAGGTCTCTTACTCACAGGCCTTCCAACGCGCACTGCCTGACTCGGTACTGTTCGCCCAGTTAGAGCTTACCAATCGGGAGTCTCAATTCAGCCGGTCGAGTATCGTCAGGCTGTACAAGATTGCCGTGACGGTACGACGCGATGTTCTAGGCATTGACTCTCCGGCCGTTTTGCAAAGCCTCATCATGAGCGCCCGTGCGGCAGACCGGGCTCAGGCGCCTTGGGCTAATGAGCATCTTTATGAAGCATGGACGCGCAGTCGCATGCGGTTGGGCCCAACCCACCCTATAACGCACGACCTCGAGCAGCTTCTTGTTGCCACTTCCGAAGGCGCAGGTCGAGCGGACCGCACAGCTGGTTTGAAAACAGACGCACTCCGAGGCATGGCGTTGGACGGCTGGGGGTCGTCAGACATCAGTTTCGCTCAGCGATTACAATATCTTGACCGACTGGTCAAGGCCTGTGACAAGGAGAACCAACACGACAAAGCATACGATGTCTCGAAACAGTTCTACCACCAGACTATCAAAGTCTACGGGCCGTATTCATCGGAAAcgatggctgcggctgagtACCTCACCAATAACTTTGACATCGCTCCCCCAGATGAGCTTGCGTTAGAGCTCGCCCAGGCAAAGTACGAGACCATGGTTCGCTCAATGGATGCCTCGGATCCGCGTCGAGTAGAATATTCACTCTCACTGACCAAGATGTATGAAGAAAACTCTCAGCCGGCAAGAGCTGAGGAGGTTTTGACCAAGTTGTGGCAGAGTTTGTGCGGTCCGGATAAAGAGCACAAGGCACCATGGGACCAAAAGACAAAAGTCGTGTTCTACTATTCCAAGTTTCTCGAGCGACAAGGCCACCATGATGAAGCCGCTGCGCTTCTCCGTCAGTTGTCCGCCGATTTAGAGGCAGAAGGCGGTGTTCGGTCTGCACAAATGGCCAGCCGTGCGCAGCAGTTACGGCGGGAGGCTCGTGAGATGCAACTATACGATATGGATCGGACTCTGGGAATGCAATTATGGAAGTACTACAAGTCCACAAACCAGCAGTATCATGCGGATGCCGTGACCTTAGCACGGAATCTCATTGAAGGAGCCATACCAAAGGAAGGACACACTGCCGAGATGGGTAACCTTTCAGTAGAGGAGAGTAAGATGCTCCCTGAATGGATCGATAGTATCGCTTCTGCCGTGACGACTGAGACGAGTTCACGAATGCCTTTACTCCGGCTGTGCCACCAGCTGGCGCGCCAGTATATGAAAGACAGCCAATGGCGCCAAGGAAGCGAGATTGTATGCGCGGTGCTGAAGCATACATGGCCTAGTTTTGAGGACCCCGGATCCAAAGAGAAGTTCTCATGGAACGAAGCTCCTATTATGGCCGACTTAGCTCAGGACCACGCCTACTGTCTATTCCGTCGACTTGATGTCCCGACAGCGAGTATTGTCTACGGAAATGCGTTCAAGGCAGCGATAACTGCCGAGCAGGTGGAAGTGCAGTCTGTTACGACAGTAGTCAAGACTGTGGTGGACTTCTATGAGAATACTTTCCAATTCGATAAAGCGTTGGTTCTCCTGCGTCAGGTCAGCGAGTTCTTCGCCCTGCGGTTGGGCGAGAAGGATAAGCACACGCTTGATAGCCGCTACTATGAAGGCGATCTTGCATTTCGCCTTGACCGTCGTGCAGAAGCCGAAAGCAGCTACCGTCACATATACAAGGCGTGCATTCGGGATGGCAAAATCTCATCGTCAGGTGTGCGTGCTGCTGTAGCTCTCGTTGCAATTTACGAGCAAAACAAGCAATGGGATGCAGCTCTTGGGGTGTACCGGAACTTGTGGCCGACCTTAGTGCGCTTTGATGAAAAGGACGGCTACGATCGTGCTCTCCTCGAGGGTTTACTTCCCAAGACATACCCTGCTTACATGTCCCTTCTAACGCATTCCGCTGTCAAGGCGGACCATACCGAGCGCCTGCAAGTCGCCTCGGAGCATCAGCAGCTCTGCCGCAAGTTGTACGGGCCAACACATGCCCGAACGCGCGATGCGACGCTCCTTCTAGCAGAGCTTTCTGCGGAGAGTGATCAACATTCGGGTGATGCTATTCATCTGTACCAACAAGTACTGAACACGCACGACTGGGTTCCACAGTCTGAAGCCTCCCGTGCTTTACCGGATATGAAGGACCCCCTCTCAATTGACATCAAGCACCGGATGGCCCAGTTGTACCTGCGGCAGGGTCAAGCGTCTCCTGAGGCAAGAAAGTTGTATATGGAGGAGCTCACTCTGGctaagcagcagcagggacTGTCGGCGCCGACAACCCTGCTATGGTTACAAGAAATCTGCCGGATGCATGCTAGCTCCGAGTCTGCCACATCGCGTCAACAGGGGGCCAAAATCCTCACTGGGCACGTTGACGAGGTTATTCGGGTCACTGGAAATCAGCAGACCCTTGCCGACCGGGGCCGAAAACTGGCAGAGATTTACTTGGAATGCGGGTACATTGATGAAGGCAATGCGTTGATCAATAGCCTACGCCAACAGGTCGTTCAAGAGACACCGGCTGCGCATCGTCAGGCTTTGGATGAACACCGGCCTGCTGTTTTTGTGGCGGCGTTCGAGGAAGTCTTTGGCAAGCGGCAGTCGGCACGAGAGATTTTGAACGAGTTGACCCACGAAGGACAAATATACAACAACTTCCAGCAGAGCCTTGCGAGCCATGACCTCATGCCAACATTGGCAGTTGGCGACAAGCTGCTTCGTCTGCAAAACCAGCGAAAGCAAACCCAAGCCGCGAAGAACACTGAAGTGCAGTTGTACCAATACTTTTGCAATACCTTGTCGGTGGCACGGCCTGCTCGCCAGAAAGAGATTGTGCATGTATTCTACGACATGTGTCGCCGCGAGAGCCTTAACGAGAACTACACCTTTGATATTGTCACCCAGGTTACAGGTCTTGTGCGTGACCTGTGCAACACAGGCAGGTTTGAAGATGCAGCCACTGTGACTGGCGTGTTCCACTCCTTTGCCCATCTAACCGACAGCCTGCGAGCAATGGAGACCATATTCACTGCTATCAAGCTTTGCCTGTACCTCAGCGGATACCAGACCAACAAGTGCACCGATGAAGCGATCGCAAAAAGAATGGCCGTCGAGTCAGAGATGCTCCTTCAGGGGATCATGAAGAATGCAAAGGAGATACCGCTGGAATTCACCGAGTTGCCGTTTACCGAGCTCAACGATCTCATTACCGTACTAGGCGAGCACGAGATGTTCGAAGACCTCGAG TCCATTCTCACGGAGCTCTGGACCTCGCGGATGATCCAGAAGACCTGGTCTCTCTCTGCAGTCGTCTGGATCGGCCGGCGCCTGGTCGAAACCCGCTTCTGCCGCGGCCATGTCAACGCAGCGATCCAGCTCGGCAAAGACATCTGCTATAACCTGCGCCAAGTCTGGGGCAACTGTGACCCGGTCACTCTAGAAATGAACAAGCTGCTGTCGGGCCTGTACACCGCATCTGGAAACTATCTCGCCGCTGCAACATTACACGAGACCGCGCTGTCAGAGCTCCTCAACAGCGATGAACATGGGAAGAACGGCGCCGTTGAAGCCGTGACGCAGCATCTCGAGCTCCTGCAGCATGCGCAGATGCGCCTCGCGAAGGAAGGACAGAGTGCAGCGATCGATGCAGCGACCGCGCACGAGAGAGTGCAGCAGATTGCGACCAAGTTCGGCCTCCCAGTTGAGCGGTTGCAGGCAGCGACCGCGTCGTCGGACGAGTCGGTGGGCATGTGGCAGCGGCCGAGGCGTTTCAGTTTGGATGTGGAGGAGGTAGAGAACCATGAGAACCACCTACGGCAGTCGAGCGGGTCAGCGCTGTTGTCGGGGAATGCGGGAGCAAAGAGGATTTCGATCACGGCGCTGTAA
- a CDS encoding uncharacterized protein (transcript_id=CADANIAT00002309), with product MPALSLHLLSLHPSINSIDFLSELKKAASTKVIVASRPRRTIISPTLLDKDPLLSEKWDILLLLQPPNPREPLFPPALASHIKTEYKIHVGIPSRLLNTYPERDAELKREKNAQRVPLTGSLDKLKEKQGNDGQGQNLEVSPELLEFMQELTKEHDKPVTMLNLLHFHFPGGKENYFKYGQGFNPVAAKRGGSAKLVGNVIRPAAGRSAAPDSDSGFSDSRGSVDRPEEDWWNEISIVHYPSIRHFCDMLAAEDYQEVNRKYRLGALKDTFLLCTTEFDLEGEAAKL from the exons ATGCCCGCCCTTTCACTGCACCTGCTCTCCCTGCACCCATCGATAAACTCCATCGACTTCCTCTCTGAGCTCAAAAAGGCCGCCAGCACAAAAGTCATCGTCGCATCCCGTCCCCGTCGGACCATTATTTCGCCCACACTCCTCGACAAGGATCCTCTCCTCTCAGAAAAATGggatatccttcttctcctacAACCACCAAACCCGCGCGAACCGCTGTTCCCGCCTGCTCTTGCATCGCATATCAAAACCGAGTATAAGATCCACGTAGGGATCCCGAGCCGGCTGCTGAACACTTATCCAGAGCGCGATGCGgagctgaagagggagaagaatgcACAGCGAGTGCCGTTGACAGGAAGTCTGGACAAATTGAAAGAAAAGCAGGGAAATGACGGACAAGGCCAGAACCTCGAAGTCAGTCCGGAACTGCTCGAGTTCATGCAGGAGCTCACCAAAGAGCACGACAAGCCGGTGACGATGTTGAACCTGCTGCATTTCCATTTCCCCGGTGGGAAGGAGAATTACTTCAAATATGGACAG GGCTTCAATCCTGTTGCTGCAAAACGTGGCGGAAGCGCCAAACTAGTCGGTAATGTCATTAGACCGGCAGCGGGGCGCTCTGCGGCCCCGGACTCGGACTCCGGCTTCTCAGACTCGAGGGGGAGCGTTGACAGACCCGAAGAGGACTGGTGGAATGAGATTTCGATCGTGCACTACCCGTCTATTAGGCATTTCTGTGATATGCTGGCCGCGGAGGATTATCAGGAGGTGAACAGGAAGTATAGACTTGGG GCGTTGAAGGACACTTTCCTGCTGTGTACCACGGAGTTCGACTTGGAGGGGGAGGCGGCGAAATTGTGA
- a CDS encoding putative mannan endo-1,6-alpha-mannosidase dfgC (transcript_id=CADANIAT00002306), with protein sequence MRWGSLLSLGGAALLLQGQLQHVLADIPIEVTSKDSLKEAGKTITGPMWEYYLANQTEGIPGKLTDTWYVAGAMFMTMIQFWHVSGYNEHNSVVSHDLMFQAGRNYDYFDSNYSQWLGNDDQMFWGLATITASETGFPEVSNKPTWTSLARAVFNMQANRWDERACDGGITWQIHPWQAGYTLRNSISNGGLFQLAARLGRFTNNQTYFDWAEKIWDWAAASPLIDTNTWFVADSTSGSNDCVDADRMQWSYNYGTFIAGAAYMYNATKDVKWRNRTEGLVDHVFKHFFPTKYTTAIGPGTIFSDVACEPLQTCDRNMLNFKGWSSMWLAMAAIMVPELREKITPKLQGSALAIGRSCDGSSEGKSNLCGSRWYQETWDGIQGLEVQQAALGGITANLMLLTDVVAKTIDTNPGAKEQFLDTYNDDTPDALPHITTGDRVGSWILTVLWGSGIVAAGWWLVKQQ encoded by the exons ACTCCCTCAAGGAGGCCGGCAAGACCATCACTGGGCCCATGTGGGAATACTACCTTGCCAACCAGACCGAGGGGATTCCCGGCAAACTGACCGATACCTGGTATGTCGCGGGAGCGATGTTCATGACTATGATCCAGTTCTGGCATGTCTCTGGGTATAACGAGCACAACTCGGTCGTCTCGCATGACCTGATGTTCCAGGCGGGCCGGAACTACGACTACTTTGACTCGAATTACAGTCAGTGGCTG GGTAACGATGACCAAATGTTCTGGGGCCTTGCTACCATCACGGCCTCAGAAACCGGCTTccctgaagtcagcaacaaGCCCACCTGGACTTCGCTAGCGCGCGCCGTCTTCAACATGCAGGCCAATCGATGGGACGAGCGTGCGTGCGACGGTGGCATCACCTGGCAGATTCATCCCTGGCAAGCAGGGTATACGCTCCGCAACTCGATCTCCAATGGCGGGCTGTTTCAGCTGGCCGCCCGATTGGGTCGGTTCACGAACAACCAGACATACTTTGACtgggcagagaagatctgggactGGGCCGCAGCCAGTCCGCTGATTGACACGAATACGTGGTTCGTCGCCGACTCAACCTCCGGCTCCAACGACTGCGTGGATGCGGACCGCATGCAGTGGAGCTACAACTACGGGACGTTCATTGCAGGCGCAGCATATATGTACAATGCTACAAAAGATGTGAAGTGGCGCAACCGCACTGAGGGCCTCGTCGACCATGTTTTTAAGCATTTCTTCCCAACCAAGTACACCACCGCGATTGGCCCGGGCACGATCTTCTCCGACGTGGCCTGCGAGCCGCTGCAGACGTGCGATAGGAATATGCTGAATTTCAAAGGGTGGAGCTCGATGTGGTtggccatggctgccatTATGGTGCCTGAGCTCCGTGAGAAGATCACGCCGAAGCTGCAAGGGTCCGCGCTGGCGATCGGGCGCTCCTGTGACGGATCATCGGAAGGGAAGAGCAACCTCTGTGGCTCACGCTGGTACCAGGAAACATGGGACGGGATCCAGGGGCTGGAGGTGCAGCAGGCGGCGCTGGGCGGGATCACCGCGAACCTCATGCTGTTGACTGACGTGGTGGCCAAGACTATCGATACGAACCCCGGTGCGAAGGAGCAGTTTTTGGACACATATAACGATGACACGCCCGATGCGCTGCCGCATATCACGACCGGAGACCGGGTGGGCAGTTGGATTTTGACCGTTCTTTGGGGGAGTGGCATTGTAGCGGCCGGATGGTGGCTGGTGAAGCAACAGTGA
- a CDS encoding endonuclease/exonuclease/phosphatase family protein (transcript_id=CADANIAT00002307): MKSTITLLSLVPSTLAATTGSFNILSFNVAGLPEIFNSNDVPGDKTENTELIGERFAEYSYDIIHVQEDFNYHAALYSTDTHPYRTSTSGGVPFGSGLNTLSNYDWIDFERVKWDTCSDASGFDCWTPKGFTVMRVKLEDGVYVDCYNLHADAGSEEEDVSIRSANLQQVSDYISANSIGNAVLVYGDTNARYTSSGENIRTFETQNGMVNPWVELVLDGVEPTEGTDAVVCENPTTTQTCETVDKIFYRGSPALALQALSWAYEDEKFLNNGSILSDHNPITSRFTWTKSDSFRLSNLYGLTAARTWFNDLPSLSSTTRLSSISISGGNRLDSLTLTFTNGTSVTHGGSGGTAQSLTLADEEVWTTTKLCQDQGNAVAVGTETSECVTYEAESGWGVVGAWGRAGDEVDMLGVVYGAV; this comes from the exons atgaagtccaccatcaccctCCTTTCGCTCGTACCCTCCACTCTCGCCGCCACTACGGGCTCTTTTAAtatcctctccttcaacgTCGCTGGCCTCCCCGAGATCTTCAATAGCAATGACGTCCCTGGCGACAAGACTGAAAATACCGAGCTCATTGGCGAGCGCTTCGCAGAGTACAGCTACGACATCATCCACGTGCAAGAG GACTTCAACTACCATGCCGCACTTTACTCGACCGACACTCATCCATATCGCACTTCCACCTCGGGCGGCGTCCCGTTCGGCTCAGGCCTGAATACGCTCTCCAACTACGACTGGATTGATTTCGAAAGGGTCAAATGGGATACCTGCTCCGATGCGAGCGGGTTCGACTGCTGGACACCAAAGGGGTTTACGGTGATGCGGGTGAAACTCGAGGACGGGGTCTATGTCGATTGCTATAATCTCCATGCGGACGCCGG atcggaagaggaggacgtcTCCATCCGTAGCGCAAACCTCCAGCAAGTCTCTGACTacatctccgccaactcAATTGGCAATGCGGTGCTCGTGTACGGCGACACCAATGCGCGGTATACCTCGTCCGGAGAGAACATCCGCACGTTCGAGACGCAAAATGGGATGGTGAACCCGTGGGTGGAGCTAGTTTTGGACGGGGTTGAGCCGACAGAAGGGACCGACGCGGTGGTCTGTGAGAATCCGACCACTACTCAAACATGCGAGACTGTCGATAAAATATT CTACCGCGGAAGTCCGGCACTGGCTCTGCAGGCGTTGTCATGGGCGTACGAGGATGAAAAGTTCCTGAATAACGGGTCGATCCTCTCAGACCATAACCCCATCACCAGCAGATTCACATGGACGAAGAGTGATTCTTTCCGATTGAGTAATCTCTACG GACTGACAGCCGCCAGAACATGGTTCAATGACCTCCCATCCCTGTCGTCGACCACGaggctctcctccatctcgataTCTGGTGGCAACCGGCTCGATAGCCTCACTCTCACTTTTACGAACGGCACATCTGTCACCCATGGCGGGAGCGGTGGGACAGCGCAGTCACTTACCCttgctgatgaggaggtATGGACGACAACGAAACTCTGCCAGG ACCAGGGGAATGCGGTTGCGGTGGGCACAGAGACGAGCGAGTGTGTCACTTATGAAGCGGAAAGTGGATGGGGAGTCGTTGGGGCTTGGGGGAGAGCTGGTGATGAGGTTGATATGTTGGGGGTAGTTTATGGGGCTGTATAA